The following are encoded together in the Bombus affinis isolate iyBomAffi1 chromosome 6, iyBomAffi1.2, whole genome shotgun sequence genome:
- the LOC126918025 gene encoding neurofilament heavy polypeptide-like isoform X3, with the protein MQLLDLPVTGVNYRFFYNYNLDKMDYRQKMIIPPQQNPKNDDEDDEDLEALRLAALQSLRTKDTVHNKKQPPPQKTISDVIQTSHTSYKGQRPIRRRYFHNQMQQRQNGNLYYQSPRNPNLIAIIPVDERSVLQQTNLACSVEKIVPSIESYSTEVTKFHRFKDNGSGSDEEDNKEQKNTVTKSETVKKDGADNKISTMVENQTETVENLKKAEEDQGGVNDDDDDIIIMADLEEEDSLERLMDEMEREMNVDKPSERKEKKSNRKENRESMKKDEINRNISQKNRTEDNNIRKESYSPAPATIIIKSERRSISPHTVNRISQKRRSLSPRSRSRKKSPRRSPRRSPSRQSKKSQREITRYRSPRKSPVRYSPRSRSPKLSSRSRSPRLSPRRSPNKSPMRSPIKRCLSPRGRSPKLSPHSRSPRPIRSPKISITKSPKLARSRSPKFSPLRLSPQSRSPLRSRSPKISPRRISPSRRLSPKSKSPGLSPRRGSSRLMSPKISPRRMSPRSRSPRLSPRRSPWSSPRNSPRLSPRRKRSPRWSPKELSRKHGPRSITPDGTCSPSYAKESSPIIKSRISPEINRVKIKHKEENFEDATMIEKETADIINDPVLEARRRKFESTKPIDPINANKKIKLNKKENTSKKVELLEEGDIQTGNVRKVNKITEDYDIQETDLCLDTHYEFEGFEQSIENASPIAITSSVNSCLDLETQNPEKERSSKKKKKRDKELYQVGKLKNELPLSERIGKDKKCKKRKDVISDGSSEDMDAIFEDLVVDKESDLRTELSRRRAERLNRTVPIQSARLVQSAFKGVVNEVVKSNAKVNQRHLVKADEKTNQKEVRRVTVLHRSITDIHDSEEESTLDSKVPVRFRLGLNKQVQDTRESKVSRKTSKRQGRKE; encoded by the exons aTGCAATTGCTGGACCTTCCTGTTACTGGTGTCAACTACAGATTTTTCTACAATTACAACTTGGATAAAATGGATTATCGTCAAAAG ATGATTATACCTCCCCAACAAAATCCAAAGAATGATGATGAAGATGACGAAGATTTGGAAGCTTTAAGACTTGCAGCTCTTCAATCATTAAGGACTAAAGACACTGTACATAATAAAAAGCAGCCCCCACCACAGAAAACTATTTCAGATGTAATACAAACATCTCACACATCATATAAAGGTCAACGACCTATACGAAGAAGATATTTTCATAATCAAATGCAACAGCGACAGAATGGC AATCTATATTATCAAAGTCCACGTAATCCAAATTTGATAGCAATAATTCCTGTAGATGAACGTTCTGTGCTGCAACAAACTAATTTAGCTTGTTCAGTAGAAAAGATTGTTCCCAGTATTGAGTCTTATTCTACAG aagTAACAAAATTTCATCGTTTCAAAGATAATGGAAGTGGTTCTGACGAAGAAGATAATAAAGAACAAAAAAATACAGTTACAAAATCAGAAACTGTTAAGAAAGATGGCGCAGATAATAAAATATCCACAATGGTTGAAAATCAGACAGAAACTGTGGAAAACTTAAAAAAGGCTGAGGAAGATCAAGGTGGAGtcaatgatgatgatgatgatatcATTATAATGGCTGATCTTGAAGAGGAAGATAGCTTAGAGCGCTTAATGGATGAAATGGAAAGAGAAATGAATGTTGATAAACCGtccgaaaggaaagaaaagaaaagtaacagaaaagaaaacagagaaTCTATGAAAAAGGATGAGATAAATAGGAATATAAGCCAGAAAAACAGAACAGAAGATAACAATATTCGAAAAGAAAGTTATAGTCCAGCACCAGCAACAATCATCATAAAAAGTGAAAGACGATCTATATCTCCACATACAGTTAATCGAATTTCACAAAAACGTAGATCATTATCACCAAGATCGCGATCAAGGAAGAAATCACCTAGAAGATCTCCTAGAAGATCACCTAGTAGGCAGTCAAAAAAATCTCAGCGAGAAATAACTAGGTATAGATCGCCTCGAAAGTCTCCAGTACGTTATTCTCCGCGATCACGATCACCTAAGCTTTCATCACGATCAAGATCACCACGATTATCACCACGTAGATCTCCAAATAAGTCTCCAATGAGATCACCTATTAAGAGATGTCTGTCTCCAAGAGGAAGATCTCCGAAACTTTCGCCGCATTCCAGATCTCCTAGACCAATACGTTCACCTAAAATATCCATAACTAAGTCTCCGAAGTTGGCACGATCACGTTCTCCAAAATTTTCGCCATTGAGATTATCTCCTCAATCTAGGTCACCACTAAGATCAAGATCACCTAAAATATCTCCAAGACGAATATCACCCTCGCGTAGATTATCACCTAAATCAAAATCTCCTGGGTTATCCCCTCGAAGAGGATCGTCACGTTTAATGTCACCAAAAATATCACCACGAAGAATGTCACCGCGATCGAGGTCACCAAGATTATCACCACGTAGATCACCATGGTCATCACCTAGAAATTCACCTCGTCTATCTCCTAGACGAAAAAGATCTCCAAGATGGTCGCCTAAAGAACTATCTCGAAAACATGGACCACGATCTATTACTCCAGATGGAACATGTAGTCCATCATATGCCAAGGAATCATCCCCGATAATTAAAAGTAGGATATCTCCAGAAATAAATCGTgtaaaaataaaacataaagaagaaaattttgAAGATGCTACTATGATAGAGAAAGAAACTGCTGACATAATTAATGATCCTGTATTAGAAGCCAGACGAAGAAAATTTGAATCTACAAAGCCCATAGATCCAATTAatgcaaataaaaaaattaaattaaataaaaaagaaaatacaagtAAGAAGGTAGAATTGctagaagaaggagatattcaGACAGGAAATGTAAGAAAAGTTAACAAAATCACAGAGGATTATGATATTCAAGAAACAGATTTATGTTTAGATACTCATTATGAGTTTGAAGGGTTTGAACAAAGTATAGAAAATGCTTCTCCTATTGCTATTACGAGTTCTGTTAATTCATGTTTGGATTTAGAAACTCAAaatccagaaaaagaaagatcctcaaaaaagaagaagaaacgcgaCAAGGAATTGTATCAAGtgggaaaattaaaaaatgaacttCCACTTTCTGAACGTattggaaaagataagaagTGTAAGAAGCGTAAAGATGTTATTTCGGATGGATCAAGTGAGGATATGGATGCCATTTTTGAAGATCTAGTAGTTGATAAAGAAAGTGATTTACGAACGGAATTAAGTAGAAGACGAGCAGAAAGATTAAATAGGACAGTGCCAATTCAATCTGCGAGATTAGTACAGTCTGCTTTTAAGGGAGTTGTTAATGA AGTTGTCAAAAGTAATGCAAAAGTGAATCAAAGACATTTAGTTAAAGCGGATGAAAAAA CTAATCAAAAAGAAGTTCGACGGGTTACGGTTCTTCATAGGTCAATAACTGACATACACGATTCTGAAG AGGAAAGTACTCTAGATTCAAAGGTGCCTGTGCGTTTTAGACTTGGTCTCAATAAACAAGTACAAGATACCAGGGAGTCAAAAGTTTCACGAAAGACATCTAAAAGACAGGGTCGCAAG
- the LOC126917290 gene encoding dolichyl pyrophosphate Man9GlcNAc2 alpha-1,3-glucosyltransferase: MMQENTQILLISLFALLLRWCVTYHSYSGEGKPPMFGDYEAQRHWQEITLNVPIEKWYINTTNNDLQYWGLDYPPLTAYHSLVLGYVANMINSSYIKLHESRGFSSESHKYFMRLSVLCVDILIYIPSIIYFILTNQVSENFEKVELPIFGLKRKHINLLFILIYPGLILIDHGHFQYNSFSLGLFISAVTAILQNSFIIGSILFVAALNYKQMELYHALPIFFYILGKYSPMKERFWLFNLVMLFCISITVLSTFFIIWLPFIKSWETFVSVVLRLFPVSRGVFEDKVANIWCTINVIFKLRNTFANKELAKICLMSTTFAVSPSCINLYLNPQKEKFVISLINCALAFFLFSFQVHEKSILLVAIPVLLYFQSNSFPCFWFLIISHFSMLPLFIKDGLYMVYWATLIFYFIFVLWAYSDVQIKAKLKNNENKSIFTKLKRNMIHYKNIFVVVSSTLSFWKIILFYCSILGIIMLSLISGFLKPPKRYPDLFALLVSVYSCGHFIAFYLYFNYKQFVYEKY, from the exons ATGATGCAAGAAAACACACAGATCTTGTTAATCTCACTATTTGCTCTCCTTTTGAGATGGTGTGTTACATATCATTCCTACAGTGGTGAAGGAAAGCCTCCAATGTTTGGAGACTATGAAGCCCAACGGCATTGGCAAgaaataacgttaaatgtgcCAATTGAAAAATGGTACATAAATACAACAAATAATGATTTACAGTATTGGGGATTAGACTATCCACCATTAACGGCTTATCATAGTTTAGTGCTGGGCTATGTTGCCAATATGATCAATTCTTCTTACATAAAGTTACACGAATCTAGAGGTTTCTCATCTGAAAgtcataaatattttatgagACTCAGTGTGCTTTGTGTAGATATTTTGATTTATATCCCAtcgataatatattttatattaactaATCAAGTATCTGAAAACTTTGAAAAAGTAGAACTGCCTATATTTGGTCTGAAGAGAAAACATATTAATCTTctgtttatattaatatatccaGGTTTAATATTAATAGATCATGGACATTTTCAATATAATTCATTTTCATTAGGACTGTTCATTAGTGCTGTTACAGCTATACTTCAAAATTCATTTATTATCGGGTCGATCTTATTTGTTGCAGCACTAAACTATAAGCAAATGGAACTTTACCATGCATTGCCAATTTTCTTTTACATACTTGGAAAATATTCACCTATGAAAGAACGGTTTTGGTTGTTTAATTTAGTAATGCTCTTCTGTATATCAATTACAGTACTTTCTACATTTTTTATCATATGGTTACCTTTCATTAAAAGTTGGGAAACATTTGTAAGTGTTGTTCTTCGATTATTTCCAGTTTCTAGAGGTGTATTCGAAGATAAAGTTGCTAATATTTGGTGTACAATCAATGTGATTTTTAAATTACGTAATACTTTTGCAAACAAGGAATTAGCCAAAATTTGTTTAATGTCAACTACATTTGCTGTTTCACCGAGTTGCATAAATCTATACTTAAATCCACAGAAAGAGAAGTTTGTTATTTCTCTTATTAACTGTGCATTAGCATTTTTCCTGTTTTCATTTCAAGTTCATGAAAAATCAATCCTACTTGTTGCAATTCCAGTTTTATTGTATTTTCAAAGCAATTCGTTTCCTTGTTTTtggtttttaattatttcacacTTTAGTATGTTaccattatttataaaagatggTTTGTACATGGTATATTGGGCTAcattaatcttttattttatttttgttctaTGGGCATATTCTGATGT ACAAATTAAAGCAAAGCTAAAAAACAAtgagaataaatcaatatttaccaaattaaaaagaaatatgatACATTATAAGAATATTTTTGTTGTTGTAAGTTCTACtctatctttttggaaaataaTTCTGTTTTATTGTTCAATTCTAGGAATAATAATGCTTTCTCTTATTAGTGGTTTTTTGAAACCTCCAAAGAGGTATCCAGATCTTTTTGCATTATTAGTTTCTGTCTATTCCTGTGGACACTTTATTGCTTTCTACTTATACTTTAATTACAAACAATttgtatatgaaaaatattaa
- the LOC126917284 gene encoding uncharacterized protein LOC126917284, whose amino-acid sequence MSQGYIHACERAELLGLPIPSEEEWKETQRIEAENINNDKDEVIENLDSSNEAAHRIGGGLDELNSILSVTQKKINRFKNVCGSLSTLLKVRVGSKNNTPNHKFIERNHNETKDIGSETSMSEENLIVELSNDKKPIENTESNAVMPKTINLNEKMGSHLDKLDSLITKAESAQYSMQHQTKQMKKFLK is encoded by the exons ATGTCTCAAGGCTACATTCACGCGTGCGAAAGGGCGGAATTGTTAGGATTGCCGATACCTAGCGAAGAAGAATGGAAAGAGACCCAAAGAATAGAAGCCGAGAATATTAATAATGATAAAGATGAAGTGATCGaa aatCTGGATTCTTCTAATGAagctgcgcatcgaataggtgGTGGATTAGATGAATTAAATAGTATTCTCAGTGTTACGCAGAAGAAGATTAACAGATTCAAG AATGTTTGTGGCAGTTTGAGTACTCTATTGAAAGTAAGAGTTGGATCCAAAAACAACACACCAAATCATAAATTCATTGAACGAAACCATAATGAGACAAAAGATATTGGTTCTGAAACATCTATGAGTGAAGAAAACTTGATAGTAGAATTATCCAATGACAAGAAACCCATAGAAAACACAGAAAGTAACGCAGTAATGCCAAAAACAATCAATCTCAACGAAAAGATGGGATCTCATTTGGATAAGTTAGACTCTCTTATCACTAAAGCAGAAAGTGCTCAGTACAGCATGCAGCATCAAACAAAACAGATGAAGAAATTTTTGAAGTAA
- the LOC126918025 gene encoding neurofilament heavy polypeptide-like isoform X1: MQLLDLPVTGVNYRFFYNYNLDKMDYRQKMIIPPQQNPKNDDEDDEDLEALRLAALQSLRTKDTVHNKKQPPPQKTISDVIQTSHTSYKGQRPIRRRYFHNQMQQRQNGNLYYQSPRNPNLIAIIPVDERSVLQQTNLACSVEKIVPSIESYSTEVTKFHRFKDNGSGSDEEDNKEQKNTVTKSETVKKDGADNKISTMVENQTETVENLKKAEEDQGGVNDDDDDIIIMADLEEEDSLERLMDEMEREMNVDKPSERKEKKSNRKENRESMKKDEINRNISQKNRTEDNNIRKESYSPAPATIIIKSERRSISPHTVNRISQKRRSLSPRSRSRKKSPRRSPRRSPSRQSKKSQREITRYRSPRKSPVRYSPRSRSPKLSSRSRSPRLSPRRSPNKSPMRSPIKRCLSPRGRSPKLSPHSRSPRPIRSPKISITKSPKLARSRSPKFSPLRLSPQSRSPLRSRSPKISPRRISPSRRLSPKSKSPGLSPRRGSSRLMSPKISPRRMSPRSRSPRLSPRRSPWSSPRNSPRLSPRRKRSPRWSPKELSRKHGPRSITPDGTCSPSYAKESSPIIKSRISPEINRVKIKHKEENFEDATMIEKETADIINDPVLEARRRKFESTKPIDPINANKKIKLNKKENTSKKVELLEEGDIQTGNVRKVNKITEDYDIQETDLCLDTHYEFEGFEQSIENASPIAITSSVNSCLDLETQNPEKERSSKKKKKRDKELYQVGKLKNELPLSERIGKDKKCKKRKDVISDGSSEDMDAIFEDLVVDKESDLRTELSRRRAERLNRTVPIQSARLVQSAFKGVVNEVVKSNAKVNQRHLVKADEKTNQKEVRRVTVLHRSITDIHDSEEESTLDSKVPVRFRLGLNKQVQDTRESKVSRKTSKRQGRKVNHKINLAATNTEHIL; this comes from the exons aTGCAATTGCTGGACCTTCCTGTTACTGGTGTCAACTACAGATTTTTCTACAATTACAACTTGGATAAAATGGATTATCGTCAAAAG ATGATTATACCTCCCCAACAAAATCCAAAGAATGATGATGAAGATGACGAAGATTTGGAAGCTTTAAGACTTGCAGCTCTTCAATCATTAAGGACTAAAGACACTGTACATAATAAAAAGCAGCCCCCACCACAGAAAACTATTTCAGATGTAATACAAACATCTCACACATCATATAAAGGTCAACGACCTATACGAAGAAGATATTTTCATAATCAAATGCAACAGCGACAGAATGGC AATCTATATTATCAAAGTCCACGTAATCCAAATTTGATAGCAATAATTCCTGTAGATGAACGTTCTGTGCTGCAACAAACTAATTTAGCTTGTTCAGTAGAAAAGATTGTTCCCAGTATTGAGTCTTATTCTACAG aagTAACAAAATTTCATCGTTTCAAAGATAATGGAAGTGGTTCTGACGAAGAAGATAATAAAGAACAAAAAAATACAGTTACAAAATCAGAAACTGTTAAGAAAGATGGCGCAGATAATAAAATATCCACAATGGTTGAAAATCAGACAGAAACTGTGGAAAACTTAAAAAAGGCTGAGGAAGATCAAGGTGGAGtcaatgatgatgatgatgatatcATTATAATGGCTGATCTTGAAGAGGAAGATAGCTTAGAGCGCTTAATGGATGAAATGGAAAGAGAAATGAATGTTGATAAACCGtccgaaaggaaagaaaagaaaagtaacagaaaagaaaacagagaaTCTATGAAAAAGGATGAGATAAATAGGAATATAAGCCAGAAAAACAGAACAGAAGATAACAATATTCGAAAAGAAAGTTATAGTCCAGCACCAGCAACAATCATCATAAAAAGTGAAAGACGATCTATATCTCCACATACAGTTAATCGAATTTCACAAAAACGTAGATCATTATCACCAAGATCGCGATCAAGGAAGAAATCACCTAGAAGATCTCCTAGAAGATCACCTAGTAGGCAGTCAAAAAAATCTCAGCGAGAAATAACTAGGTATAGATCGCCTCGAAAGTCTCCAGTACGTTATTCTCCGCGATCACGATCACCTAAGCTTTCATCACGATCAAGATCACCACGATTATCACCACGTAGATCTCCAAATAAGTCTCCAATGAGATCACCTATTAAGAGATGTCTGTCTCCAAGAGGAAGATCTCCGAAACTTTCGCCGCATTCCAGATCTCCTAGACCAATACGTTCACCTAAAATATCCATAACTAAGTCTCCGAAGTTGGCACGATCACGTTCTCCAAAATTTTCGCCATTGAGATTATCTCCTCAATCTAGGTCACCACTAAGATCAAGATCACCTAAAATATCTCCAAGACGAATATCACCCTCGCGTAGATTATCACCTAAATCAAAATCTCCTGGGTTATCCCCTCGAAGAGGATCGTCACGTTTAATGTCACCAAAAATATCACCACGAAGAATGTCACCGCGATCGAGGTCACCAAGATTATCACCACGTAGATCACCATGGTCATCACCTAGAAATTCACCTCGTCTATCTCCTAGACGAAAAAGATCTCCAAGATGGTCGCCTAAAGAACTATCTCGAAAACATGGACCACGATCTATTACTCCAGATGGAACATGTAGTCCATCATATGCCAAGGAATCATCCCCGATAATTAAAAGTAGGATATCTCCAGAAATAAATCGTgtaaaaataaaacataaagaagaaaattttgAAGATGCTACTATGATAGAGAAAGAAACTGCTGACATAATTAATGATCCTGTATTAGAAGCCAGACGAAGAAAATTTGAATCTACAAAGCCCATAGATCCAATTAatgcaaataaaaaaattaaattaaataaaaaagaaaatacaagtAAGAAGGTAGAATTGctagaagaaggagatattcaGACAGGAAATGTAAGAAAAGTTAACAAAATCACAGAGGATTATGATATTCAAGAAACAGATTTATGTTTAGATACTCATTATGAGTTTGAAGGGTTTGAACAAAGTATAGAAAATGCTTCTCCTATTGCTATTACGAGTTCTGTTAATTCATGTTTGGATTTAGAAACTCAAaatccagaaaaagaaagatcctcaaaaaagaagaagaaacgcgaCAAGGAATTGTATCAAGtgggaaaattaaaaaatgaacttCCACTTTCTGAACGTattggaaaagataagaagTGTAAGAAGCGTAAAGATGTTATTTCGGATGGATCAAGTGAGGATATGGATGCCATTTTTGAAGATCTAGTAGTTGATAAAGAAAGTGATTTACGAACGGAATTAAGTAGAAGACGAGCAGAAAGATTAAATAGGACAGTGCCAATTCAATCTGCGAGATTAGTACAGTCTGCTTTTAAGGGAGTTGTTAATGA AGTTGTCAAAAGTAATGCAAAAGTGAATCAAAGACATTTAGTTAAAGCGGATGAAAAAA CTAATCAAAAAGAAGTTCGACGGGTTACGGTTCTTCATAGGTCAATAACTGACATACACGATTCTGAAG AGGAAAGTACTCTAGATTCAAAGGTGCCTGTGCGTTTTAGACTTGGTCTCAATAAACAAGTACAAGATACCAGGGAGTCAAAAGTTTCACGAAAGACATCTAAAAGACAGGGTCGCAAGGTAAACCATAAAATTAATTTGGCCGCAACAAATACAGAACATATTTTATAG
- the LOC126918025 gene encoding neurofilament heavy polypeptide-like isoform X2, producing MQLLDLPVTGVNYRFFYNYNLDKMDYRQKMIIPPQQNPKNDDEDDEDLEALRLAALQSLRTKDTVHNKKQPPPQKTISDVIQTSHTSYKGQRPIRRRYFHNQMQQRQNGNLYYQSPRNPNLIAIIPVDERSVLQQTNLACSVEKIVPSIESYSTDNGSGSDEEDNKEQKNTVTKSETVKKDGADNKISTMVENQTETVENLKKAEEDQGGVNDDDDDIIIMADLEEEDSLERLMDEMEREMNVDKPSERKEKKSNRKENRESMKKDEINRNISQKNRTEDNNIRKESYSPAPATIIIKSERRSISPHTVNRISQKRRSLSPRSRSRKKSPRRSPRRSPSRQSKKSQREITRYRSPRKSPVRYSPRSRSPKLSSRSRSPRLSPRRSPNKSPMRSPIKRCLSPRGRSPKLSPHSRSPRPIRSPKISITKSPKLARSRSPKFSPLRLSPQSRSPLRSRSPKISPRRISPSRRLSPKSKSPGLSPRRGSSRLMSPKISPRRMSPRSRSPRLSPRRSPWSSPRNSPRLSPRRKRSPRWSPKELSRKHGPRSITPDGTCSPSYAKESSPIIKSRISPEINRVKIKHKEENFEDATMIEKETADIINDPVLEARRRKFESTKPIDPINANKKIKLNKKENTSKKVELLEEGDIQTGNVRKVNKITEDYDIQETDLCLDTHYEFEGFEQSIENASPIAITSSVNSCLDLETQNPEKERSSKKKKKRDKELYQVGKLKNELPLSERIGKDKKCKKRKDVISDGSSEDMDAIFEDLVVDKESDLRTELSRRRAERLNRTVPIQSARLVQSAFKGVVNEVVKSNAKVNQRHLVKADEKTNQKEVRRVTVLHRSITDIHDSEEESTLDSKVPVRFRLGLNKQVQDTRESKVSRKTSKRQGRKVNHKINLAATNTEHIL from the exons aTGCAATTGCTGGACCTTCCTGTTACTGGTGTCAACTACAGATTTTTCTACAATTACAACTTGGATAAAATGGATTATCGTCAAAAG ATGATTATACCTCCCCAACAAAATCCAAAGAATGATGATGAAGATGACGAAGATTTGGAAGCTTTAAGACTTGCAGCTCTTCAATCATTAAGGACTAAAGACACTGTACATAATAAAAAGCAGCCCCCACCACAGAAAACTATTTCAGATGTAATACAAACATCTCACACATCATATAAAGGTCAACGACCTATACGAAGAAGATATTTTCATAATCAAATGCAACAGCGACAGAATGGC AATCTATATTATCAAAGTCCACGTAATCCAAATTTGATAGCAATAATTCCTGTAGATGAACGTTCTGTGCTGCAACAAACTAATTTAGCTTGTTCAGTAGAAAAGATTGTTCCCAGTATTGAGTCTTATTCTACAG ATAATGGAAGTGGTTCTGACGAAGAAGATAATAAAGAACAAAAAAATACAGTTACAAAATCAGAAACTGTTAAGAAAGATGGCGCAGATAATAAAATATCCACAATGGTTGAAAATCAGACAGAAACTGTGGAAAACTTAAAAAAGGCTGAGGAAGATCAAGGTGGAGtcaatgatgatgatgatgatatcATTATAATGGCTGATCTTGAAGAGGAAGATAGCTTAGAGCGCTTAATGGATGAAATGGAAAGAGAAATGAATGTTGATAAACCGtccgaaaggaaagaaaagaaaagtaacagaaaagaaaacagagaaTCTATGAAAAAGGATGAGATAAATAGGAATATAAGCCAGAAAAACAGAACAGAAGATAACAATATTCGAAAAGAAAGTTATAGTCCAGCACCAGCAACAATCATCATAAAAAGTGAAAGACGATCTATATCTCCACATACAGTTAATCGAATTTCACAAAAACGTAGATCATTATCACCAAGATCGCGATCAAGGAAGAAATCACCTAGAAGATCTCCTAGAAGATCACCTAGTAGGCAGTCAAAAAAATCTCAGCGAGAAATAACTAGGTATAGATCGCCTCGAAAGTCTCCAGTACGTTATTCTCCGCGATCACGATCACCTAAGCTTTCATCACGATCAAGATCACCACGATTATCACCACGTAGATCTCCAAATAAGTCTCCAATGAGATCACCTATTAAGAGATGTCTGTCTCCAAGAGGAAGATCTCCGAAACTTTCGCCGCATTCCAGATCTCCTAGACCAATACGTTCACCTAAAATATCCATAACTAAGTCTCCGAAGTTGGCACGATCACGTTCTCCAAAATTTTCGCCATTGAGATTATCTCCTCAATCTAGGTCACCACTAAGATCAAGATCACCTAAAATATCTCCAAGACGAATATCACCCTCGCGTAGATTATCACCTAAATCAAAATCTCCTGGGTTATCCCCTCGAAGAGGATCGTCACGTTTAATGTCACCAAAAATATCACCACGAAGAATGTCACCGCGATCGAGGTCACCAAGATTATCACCACGTAGATCACCATGGTCATCACCTAGAAATTCACCTCGTCTATCTCCTAGACGAAAAAGATCTCCAAGATGGTCGCCTAAAGAACTATCTCGAAAACATGGACCACGATCTATTACTCCAGATGGAACATGTAGTCCATCATATGCCAAGGAATCATCCCCGATAATTAAAAGTAGGATATCTCCAGAAATAAATCGTgtaaaaataaaacataaagaagaaaattttgAAGATGCTACTATGATAGAGAAAGAAACTGCTGACATAATTAATGATCCTGTATTAGAAGCCAGACGAAGAAAATTTGAATCTACAAAGCCCATAGATCCAATTAatgcaaataaaaaaattaaattaaataaaaaagaaaatacaagtAAGAAGGTAGAATTGctagaagaaggagatattcaGACAGGAAATGTAAGAAAAGTTAACAAAATCACAGAGGATTATGATATTCAAGAAACAGATTTATGTTTAGATACTCATTATGAGTTTGAAGGGTTTGAACAAAGTATAGAAAATGCTTCTCCTATTGCTATTACGAGTTCTGTTAATTCATGTTTGGATTTAGAAACTCAAaatccagaaaaagaaagatcctcaaaaaagaagaagaaacgcgaCAAGGAATTGTATCAAGtgggaaaattaaaaaatgaacttCCACTTTCTGAACGTattggaaaagataagaagTGTAAGAAGCGTAAAGATGTTATTTCGGATGGATCAAGTGAGGATATGGATGCCATTTTTGAAGATCTAGTAGTTGATAAAGAAAGTGATTTACGAACGGAATTAAGTAGAAGACGAGCAGAAAGATTAAATAGGACAGTGCCAATTCAATCTGCGAGATTAGTACAGTCTGCTTTTAAGGGAGTTGTTAATGA AGTTGTCAAAAGTAATGCAAAAGTGAATCAAAGACATTTAGTTAAAGCGGATGAAAAAA CTAATCAAAAAGAAGTTCGACGGGTTACGGTTCTTCATAGGTCAATAACTGACATACACGATTCTGAAG AGGAAAGTACTCTAGATTCAAAGGTGCCTGTGCGTTTTAGACTTGGTCTCAATAAACAAGTACAAGATACCAGGGAGTCAAAAGTTTCACGAAAGACATCTAAAAGACAGGGTCGCAAGGTAAACCATAAAATTAATTTGGCCGCAACAAATACAGAACATATTTTATAG